From Micromonospora rhizosphaerae, the proteins below share one genomic window:
- the egtD gene encoding L-histidine N(alpha)-methyltransferase, with the protein MSAEPLEIYLEEQELGRGLREDVRVGLTAEPKWLPPKWFYDARGSELFEEITRLPEYYPTRAERTVLAEHAGEIAELTGAKTLIELGSGSSEKTRLLLDAFTRRGGLGTFVPLDVSVSALRQSTAQIAADYPGLRVRGVVADFTRHLDRLPTGGRRLVVLLGGTIGNLLPIERAEFLTAMRAALEPGDRLLVGTDLVKDPGVIVPAYDDAAGVTAEFNRNVLRVINRELGADFDPDAFRHVALWDPEHEWIEMRLRAERPMRVRVLDLDVDFAAGEELRTEVSAKFRPEGIAAELTGAGFAPQAFWTDPDGLFGVTLARAD; encoded by the coding sequence ATGAGCGCGGAGCCATTGGAGATCTACCTGGAGGAGCAGGAGCTCGGCCGCGGCCTGCGGGAGGACGTACGGGTGGGACTGACCGCCGAGCCGAAGTGGCTACCACCGAAGTGGTTCTACGACGCCCGGGGCAGCGAGCTCTTCGAGGAGATCACCCGGCTCCCGGAGTACTACCCGACCCGGGCCGAGCGGACCGTGCTGGCCGAGCACGCCGGCGAGATCGCCGAGCTGACCGGCGCGAAGACGCTGATCGAGCTGGGTTCCGGCTCGTCGGAGAAGACCCGGCTGCTGCTGGACGCGTTCACCCGCCGCGGCGGCCTGGGCACCTTCGTGCCGCTGGACGTCTCGGTCAGCGCGCTGCGGCAGTCCACCGCGCAGATCGCCGCCGACTACCCCGGGTTGCGGGTACGCGGCGTCGTCGCCGACTTCACCCGGCACCTCGACCGGCTGCCCACCGGTGGCCGGCGGCTGGTGGTCCTCCTCGGCGGCACGATCGGCAACCTGCTGCCGATCGAGCGGGCGGAGTTCCTCACCGCGATGCGCGCGGCGCTGGAGCCCGGCGACCGGCTGCTGGTCGGCACCGACCTGGTCAAGGACCCGGGGGTGATCGTGCCGGCGTACGACGACGCCGCGGGGGTGACCGCCGAGTTCAACCGCAACGTGCTGCGGGTGATCAACCGCGAGCTGGGTGCGGACTTCGACCCGGACGCGTTCCGCCATGTGGCGCTCTGGGACCCGGAGCACGAGTGGATCGAGATGCGGTTGCGGGCCGAGCGACCGATGCGGGTGCGGGTGCTCGACCTGGATGTGGACTTCGCCGCCGGCGAGGAGCTGCGGACCGAGGTCTCGGCGAAGTTCCGGCCGGAGGGAATCGCGGCCGAGCTGACCGGCGCCGGGTTCGCCCCGCAAGCCTTCTGGACCGATCCGGACGGGTTGTTCGGCGTCACGCTGGCCCGGGCCGACTGA
- a CDS encoding TMEM165/GDT1 family protein has protein sequence MDGFLVALVISFGVIFVAELGDKSQLMALTFATRFKPVPVLIGITMATAIVHLASVAIGYGLNAALPTGWISLIAGLAFLGFGAWTLRGDKLTEEERRKAEKTGRSAIVAVGVAFFLAELGDKTMLATITLATKYGWFGTWLGSTLGMVAADALAILVGRLLGRHLPERTIRYGAAVLFAICGLWLILEAVSQLP, from the coding sequence ATGGACGGTTTCCTCGTCGCGCTGGTGATCAGCTTCGGCGTCATCTTCGTCGCTGAGCTGGGCGACAAGTCCCAGCTCATGGCCCTGACGTTCGCCACGCGGTTCAAGCCGGTGCCGGTGCTCATCGGCATCACCATGGCGACCGCGATCGTGCACCTGGCCTCGGTGGCGATTGGGTACGGCCTCAACGCGGCCCTGCCCACCGGTTGGATCTCGCTCATCGCCGGCCTGGCGTTCCTCGGTTTCGGCGCCTGGACCCTTCGGGGGGACAAGCTCACCGAGGAGGAGCGGCGCAAGGCGGAGAAGACCGGCAGGTCCGCGATCGTCGCTGTCGGCGTGGCGTTCTTCCTGGCCGAGCTGGGCGACAAGACGATGCTCGCCACCATCACCCTGGCCACCAAGTACGGCTGGTTCGGCACCTGGCTGGGCTCCACCCTCGGCATGGTGGCCGCCGACGCGCTGGCCATCCTGGTCGGCCGGCTGCTCGGCCGGCACCTGCCGGAGAGGACCATCCGGTACGGCGCTGCGGTGCTCTTCGCCATCTGCGGCCTCTGGTTGATCCTCGAGGCGGTGAGCCAGCTCCCCTGA